The following coding sequences are from one Aeromicrobium duanguangcaii window:
- a CDS encoding heavy metal translocating P-type ATPase, whose product MRTWELAKLHPWVVATLAALAGTLALELSGAPDAAQWLASAFGAVVLVKVSIGMVKDLLHGHWGIDILAVTAIASTLLVGEYLAALVVCLMLTGGEALEDYAAGRAKRSLSALLERAPQVAHLLLPDGTTRDVAMESISVGDRLLVRPAEVVPVDGILSTDSDGRAIEAGFDESSLTGEPLPVSRRTGDEILSGVLNGQRAVVLEATATAQDSQYSRILSLVREASESRAPMVRLADRYAVPFTIVAYLIGGLAWWLSGDPVRFAEVLVVATPCPLLIAAPVAFLAGMSRAAKNGVIVKSGGTIETLGRVRTAAFDKTGTLTYGRPELLEVRPARGADGQPVLDEEELLRITGSAEQYSGHVLAESIRKAAEARGLRLVPATEAREIATHGVTAVLEGREVVVGKGSFVRDHTTGFEVADLEPGESAVYVGVDGVFAGVLLISDRLRANARATLTELDRLGVRQRMILTGDAMPTASHIAAQAGVTRVEAELLPEDKVRIVRDAEPGPVMMVGDGINDAPVLAVADVGVAMGARGSTAASQSADVVIVRDDISRAAVAVSVGQRTLRVAKESIWVGIALSVVLMLVAAFGVIPAIVGALLQEVVDLVAIANALRATRAGRDELRDFAALHDRSDEAHAEARVPAA is encoded by the coding sequence ATGAGGACCTGGGAGCTGGCCAAGCTTCATCCGTGGGTGGTCGCCACCCTGGCGGCATTGGCAGGCACCCTGGCACTCGAACTCTCCGGAGCCCCTGACGCCGCCCAGTGGCTGGCCTCGGCCTTCGGCGCAGTCGTTCTCGTCAAAGTCTCGATCGGCATGGTCAAGGACCTGCTGCACGGGCACTGGGGCATCGACATCCTGGCCGTGACGGCCATCGCCTCGACCCTGCTCGTCGGGGAGTACCTCGCAGCGCTGGTCGTGTGCCTCATGCTCACCGGCGGCGAGGCACTCGAGGACTACGCGGCCGGGCGGGCGAAGCGGAGTCTGTCGGCTCTCCTGGAACGCGCGCCGCAGGTCGCCCACCTGCTGCTGCCCGACGGCACGACGCGCGACGTCGCGATGGAGAGCATCTCCGTCGGCGATCGGCTGCTGGTGCGGCCTGCCGAGGTGGTGCCCGTCGACGGCATCCTCTCCACCGACTCGGACGGGCGGGCGATCGAGGCCGGCTTCGACGAGTCGTCGCTGACCGGCGAGCCGCTTCCCGTCAGCCGGCGGACCGGCGACGAGATCCTCTCCGGCGTGCTCAACGGCCAACGCGCCGTGGTGCTGGAGGCGACGGCGACCGCCCAGGATTCGCAGTACTCGCGCATCCTCTCCCTGGTGCGGGAAGCCTCCGAGTCCCGCGCGCCGATGGTGCGTCTGGCCGACCGCTACGCCGTGCCGTTCACGATCGTCGCGTACCTGATCGGTGGCCTCGCATGGTGGCTCTCGGGCGACCCCGTCCGCTTCGCCGAGGTGCTCGTCGTCGCCACCCCGTGCCCGTTGCTGATCGCGGCGCCTGTCGCGTTCCTGGCGGGCATGTCCCGCGCCGCGAAGAACGGCGTCATCGTGAAGTCGGGCGGCACGATCGAGACCCTCGGCCGGGTCCGCACCGCCGCCTTCGACAAGACCGGCACCCTGACGTACGGGCGTCCCGAGTTGCTGGAGGTCCGGCCGGCGCGCGGAGCCGACGGGCAGCCGGTTCTCGACGAGGAGGAGCTGTTGCGGATCACCGGCTCCGCCGAGCAGTACTCGGGCCACGTGCTGGCCGAGTCCATCCGCAAGGCGGCCGAGGCACGCGGACTGCGCCTCGTCCCCGCCACCGAGGCCCGCGAGATCGCGACCCACGGGGTGACGGCGGTGCTGGAGGGCCGCGAGGTCGTCGTCGGCAAGGGCTCGTTCGTCCGCGACCACACGACCGGGTTCGAGGTCGCCGACCTCGAACCGGGGGAGTCCGCCGTCTACGTGGGCGTCGACGGTGTGTTCGCGGGCGTCCTGCTCATCTCCGACCGGCTCCGGGCCAACGCCCGGGCGACCCTCACCGAACTGGACCGCCTCGGGGTCCGCCAGCGGATGATCCTGACCGGCGACGCGATGCCCACGGCGTCCCACATCGCCGCCCAGGCCGGCGTCACCCGCGTCGAGGCCGAGCTGTTGCCCGAGGACAAGGTCCGCATCGTCCGCGATGCCGAGCCGGGCCCCGTGATGATGGTCGGCGACGGCATCAACGACGCGCCCGTCCTCGCGGTGGCCGACGTCGGTGTCGCGATGGGCGCCCGCGGCTCGACGGCCGCCTCGCAGTCCGCCGACGTGGTCATCGTCCGGGACGACATCTCCCGCGCGGCGGTCGCGGTGTCCGTCGGCCAGCGCACCCTGCGGGTCGCGAAGGAGTCGATCTGGGTCGGCATCGCGCTCTCGGTCGTGCTGATGCTCGTCGCCGCGTTCGGCGTCATCCCGGCGATCGTCGGCGCGCTGCTGCAGGAGGTCGTCGACCTGGTGGCCATCGCCAACGCGCTGCGGGCGACCCGGGCCGGGCGCGACGAGCTGCGCGACTTCGCGGCACTGCACGATCGCTCGGACGAGGCGCACGCGGAGGCGCGGGTCCCAGCCGCCTGA
- a CDS encoding ABC1 kinase family protein, protein MTNLHDNRYVALARLVRRYGRSDLLSGTQLDEFDIDDETPLGDAERAQAFADDLEKMGPTFIKLGQLLSTRFDLLPASYTTALERLQDEVEPIDFDIVREVVETELGATLKERFSDFDVKPLAAASLGQVHRAVLRNGREVVVKVQRPHVRELVREDMKVLGRLARLADRRTEIGRSFGFGQLLDQFRRSLAGELDYRREARNLVTFGELTAPYDLLVVPQPVEPYTTSKILTMDFVEGRKVTDIGPLGLTDVDARPIVEQLFSAYLHMILDAGVLHADPHPGNLLLTPDGRLALLDLGMTASVPPRIQHDIIKLLLAISDGDGEETSSILAAMGHPLDSFEAGPFRSDVAHLVSEAIASGADVAVGAVLVDLSRVSGAHGLRPPAEMSMVGKALLNLDQATSHLDPGFSPTDAIRENATNISAAGLKMSPGGIVAAAIESKNFVEHLPERANRIMDSLADGEFRVKVDAIDEQRLHTVIQRVANRVTLGIIIAATILGAALMMRVPSSWTVLGYPGLAMLFFLFAVCGGIAMAAWIVMTDRKVARTDRTAGPPRPN, encoded by the coding sequence ATGACGAATCTGCACGACAACCGCTATGTCGCGTTGGCCCGCCTGGTTCGCCGCTACGGACGCTCCGACCTGCTGTCCGGAACCCAGCTCGACGAGTTCGACATCGACGACGAGACGCCGCTCGGCGACGCCGAGCGCGCGCAGGCCTTCGCCGACGACCTCGAGAAGATGGGGCCGACCTTCATCAAGCTCGGCCAGCTGCTCTCGACGCGGTTCGACCTGCTGCCCGCGTCGTACACCACCGCGCTGGAGCGGCTGCAGGACGAGGTCGAGCCGATCGACTTCGACATCGTGCGCGAGGTCGTCGAGACCGAGCTCGGTGCCACGCTCAAGGAGCGGTTCAGCGACTTCGACGTCAAGCCCCTCGCTGCGGCGTCACTCGGCCAGGTCCACCGCGCGGTCCTGCGCAACGGGCGCGAGGTCGTCGTGAAGGTGCAGCGACCTCACGTCCGCGAGCTCGTGCGCGAGGACATGAAGGTGCTGGGTCGCCTGGCGCGCCTGGCCGACCGCCGGACCGAGATCGGGCGCAGCTTCGGCTTCGGCCAGCTGCTCGACCAGTTCCGCCGCTCGCTGGCCGGCGAGCTGGACTACCGCCGCGAGGCCCGCAACCTGGTCACCTTCGGCGAGCTGACCGCCCCCTACGACCTGCTCGTCGTGCCGCAGCCGGTCGAGCCGTACACGACCTCGAAGATCCTGACGATGGACTTCGTCGAGGGCCGCAAGGTCACCGACATCGGTCCGCTGGGACTGACCGACGTCGACGCCCGCCCGATCGTCGAGCAGCTCTTCAGCGCGTACCTGCACATGATCCTCGACGCCGGGGTGCTGCACGCCGACCCGCACCCGGGCAACCTGCTGCTCACCCCCGACGGACGCCTGGCCCTGCTCGACCTCGGCATGACGGCCTCGGTCCCCCCACGCATCCAGCACGACATCATCAAGCTGCTGCTGGCCATCAGCGACGGGGACGGCGAGGAGACCTCGTCGATCCTGGCCGCCATGGGCCATCCGCTCGACTCGTTCGAGGCCGGCCCGTTCCGCAGCGACGTCGCCCACCTGGTCTCCGAGGCGATTGCCAGCGGCGCGGACGTCGCGGTCGGCGCCGTGCTGGTCGATCTCAGCCGGGTCTCCGGCGCGCACGGGCTGCGCCCGCCGGCCGAGATGTCGATGGTGGGCAAGGCGCTGCTGAACCTCGACCAGGCCACCTCGCACCTGGATCCCGGCTTCTCGCCCACCGACGCCATCCGCGAGAACGCGACCAACATCTCGGCCGCCGGCCTGAAGATGTCGCCCGGCGGCATCGTGGCCGCCGCCATCGAGTCGAAGAACTTCGTGGAGCACCTGCCCGAGCGCGCGAACCGCATCATGGACTCGCTCGCCGACGGCGAGTTCCGGGTCAAGGTCGACGCGATCGACGAGCAGCGACTCCACACGGTGATCCAGCGGGTCGCCAACCGCGTCACGCTCGGCATCATCATCGCGGCCACCATCTTGGGTGCCGCCCTGATGATGCGCGTGCCGTCGAGCTGGACGGTGCTGGGCTACCCGGGCCTGGCGATGCTCTTCTTCCTGTTCGCCGTCTGCGGCGGTATCGCCATGGCGGCCTGGATCGTCATGACGGACCGCAAGGTCGCCCGCACGGACCGCACGGCCGGACCCCCGCGGCCGAACTGA
- a CDS encoding MFS transporter, whose translation MATLSLCGIVVSLQQTLLLPLLPMLPELLGASADSTSWLVTATLLTGAIATPTVTRLADMYGKRRMMVLTLAISVLGSILGAFSEDLVLLIVARALQGVGMAVVPVGIAIMRDELPRERIPLGVALMSATLAIGAGVGLPLSGLISEHLDWHAIFWATGAVGIVLLIAAMVVLPESPVRTRGSFDFRGALLLSAALTALMLALSKGSHWGWSSPTTLGLVAGGGVLLAIWVPVELRTPSPLVDLRVSSRRSVVLVNSASVLVGFAMFANMLLTTQLLQMPEASGYGLGLGILETGWWMVPNAAAFGLMAPVSAWLTRRFGPQVTALSGALLMGVTYVARVFLSDDLAQVVIGSVAVGVGTAMVYGALPTMIMRAVPVTETASANGLNVLLRSIGTTSASAIVAAVTSASVVTIAGEEATSEGAISLLFWLAAAAALVGAAVLFPTLGMQDFAPEADRSGTATSSRPNCVVRGKVVDANARPVRNAVVTVLTMEGAAVDWGHADSEGQVAVAVPGHGDYFIVTSADGWQPRSRIVTVDVEAGLPPLVLRDRLTLDGTITDSDGVPIEGVLVILTHHAGEVVTSTRTDHEGRYAVPRPPNGRYVLSAICDTGATGARPVTVWEANRTADLTLGTPLA comes from the coding sequence GTGGCGACCCTGTCGCTGTGCGGCATCGTCGTCTCGTTGCAGCAGACGCTCCTGCTGCCGCTGCTGCCGATGCTCCCCGAACTCCTGGGCGCCTCGGCGGACAGCACCTCGTGGCTCGTGACCGCGACCCTCCTGACGGGCGCCATCGCCACCCCGACCGTGACGCGCCTGGCCGACATGTACGGCAAGCGCCGGATGATGGTCCTGACCTTGGCGATCTCGGTCCTCGGATCGATCCTCGGTGCCTTCAGCGAGGACCTGGTGCTGCTGATCGTCGCTCGGGCACTGCAGGGCGTCGGCATGGCGGTCGTCCCGGTCGGCATCGCGATCATGCGTGACGAGCTGCCGCGTGAACGCATCCCGCTCGGTGTGGCGCTCATGAGTGCCACGCTCGCGATCGGCGCCGGCGTGGGACTCCCCCTGTCCGGCCTCATCTCCGAGCACCTGGACTGGCACGCGATCTTCTGGGCGACCGGTGCGGTCGGGATCGTCCTGCTCATCGCGGCCATGGTGGTCCTGCCCGAGTCCCCCGTCCGCACCCGAGGCAGCTTCGACTTCCGCGGAGCCCTGCTCCTGTCGGCCGCCCTCACCGCCCTCATGCTGGCGCTCTCCAAGGGCTCGCACTGGGGCTGGAGCTCGCCGACGACGCTGGGTCTGGTCGCCGGCGGCGGCGTGCTGCTCGCGATCTGGGTCCCGGTCGAGCTCCGGACGCCGAGCCCCCTGGTCGACCTGCGCGTCTCCTCCCGACGTTCTGTCGTCCTGGTGAACTCCGCCTCCGTGCTCGTCGGGTTCGCGATGTTCGCCAACATGCTGCTCACGACCCAGCTGCTGCAGATGCCCGAGGCCAGTGGCTACGGGCTGGGGCTCGGGATCCTCGAGACCGGTTGGTGGATGGTCCCCAACGCGGCTGCCTTCGGCCTCATGGCACCCGTCTCGGCCTGGCTGACGCGACGCTTCGGGCCGCAGGTGACGGCGTTGTCGGGCGCGCTCCTCATGGGTGTCACCTATGTGGCACGCGTGTTCCTCAGCGACGACCTCGCCCAGGTCGTGATCGGATCGGTCGCCGTCGGCGTGGGCACCGCGATGGTCTACGGCGCGTTGCCGACGATGATCATGCGCGCCGTGCCGGTCACCGAGACGGCTTCGGCCAACGGACTCAACGTGCTGTTGAGGTCGATCGGCACCACGAGCGCCAGCGCCATCGTCGCCGCGGTCACCTCCGCGTCCGTCGTGACGATCGCCGGCGAGGAGGCGACGAGCGAAGGCGCCATCAGCCTGCTGTTCTGGCTCGCCGCGGCTGCGGCGCTGGTCGGCGCGGCCGTCCTCTTCCCGACCCTGGGGATGCAGGACTTCGCACCCGAGGCGGATCGTTCCGGGACGGCGACCTCCAGCCGTCCCAACTGCGTGGTGCGCGGCAAGGTCGTCGACGCGAACGCCCGCCCCGTGCGCAACGCCGTCGTGACCGTCCTGACCATGGAGGGTGCTGCCGTCGACTGGGGCCATGCCGATTCGGAAGGGCAGGTCGCGGTGGCCGTGCCCGGCCACGGTGACTACTTCATCGTGACGTCCGCCGATGGCTGGCAGCCGCGCTCGCGCATCGTCACCGTCGACGTGGAGGCCGGACTGCCGCCCCTGGTGCTGCGCGATCGACTCACCCTCGACGGCACGATCACCGACTCGGACGGCGTCCCGATCGAGGGGGTGCTCGTGATCCTGACCCATCACGCGGGCGAGGTCGTGACCTCGACCCGCACCGACCACGAGGGGCGGTACGCGGTGCCACGGCCGCCGAACGGGCGCTACGTGCTCAGCGCCATCTGCGACACCGGAGCGACCGGCGCTCGGCCGGTCACGGTCTGGGAGGCCAACCGCACCGCGGACCTCACGTTGGGGACTCCCCTCGCATGA
- a CDS encoding TetR/AcrR family transcriptional regulator — protein sequence MTAPTDPAELRAAVWRAAGDLFARKGFGEVTIREIAALAGTSPSLVMKVAGSKEQLFHRTAAIAAPELPDVPVSALGTALVAELVDRQRRGDLEHLGRAIMLRVNAPDPQSVRTQFLHGYVTPLSEVLDGPRPELRAELAVAALMGLATTLRFFESPVLLAELDAVEAVYGPVVQRLLDGS from the coding sequence ATGACCGCTCCCACGGATCCGGCCGAGCTGAGGGCCGCGGTGTGGCGCGCGGCGGGCGACCTCTTCGCGCGCAAGGGCTTCGGCGAGGTGACGATCCGCGAGATCGCGGCGCTGGCCGGCACCTCTCCCTCGCTCGTCATGAAGGTGGCCGGCAGCAAGGAGCAGCTGTTCCACCGCACGGCGGCTATCGCCGCACCGGAGCTGCCGGACGTTCCCGTCTCCGCACTCGGGACGGCGCTCGTCGCCGAACTGGTCGACCGCCAGCGGCGTGGAGATCTGGAGCACCTCGGCCGGGCCATCATGCTGCGCGTGAACGCCCCCGATCCCCAGTCCGTGCGGACGCAGTTCCTGCACGGCTACGTCACGCCGCTCTCGGAGGTTCTCGACGGCCCTCGACCGGAGCTGCGTGCCGAGCTCGCCGTCGCGGCCCTGATGGGCTTGGCGACGACCCTGCGGTTCTTCGAGTCGCCCGTCCTGCTCGCCGAGCTCGACGCCGTCGAGGCCGTCTACGGTCCGGTCGTCCAACGACTTCTCGACGGCTCGTAG
- a CDS encoding phytoene desaturase family protein has protein sequence MTQTATPSTATSGAGPETWDAIVVGAGPGGLTTAAYLAANDQRVLVLEANQVVGGSTQVFRRAGNKFEFDVGTHYVGECGPGGRMQTALSGLSLTERITWLRQNPEGHCRIMVPGTTFHTPTGWDTYLERLIAAFPGEEKGLRRCVRILRIISAGEEPRLKPWMLLRWGLRPITKLMDACGLSADAQAVILAENGDYTWPPYRTPAVMHGGLLHHYLQAGAYYPRGGGQVIGAHLTDVIQSYGGTVRTRSRVERILIENGRAVGVRLRGGEEFRSDVVVAAGDYKLTWTELVGDEHLTRKLRKRLANLEMTQPMFAVYVALDVDLRERDTPPLAWVWPNNDVDGYYREVEAGRCPEQMPVGISCPTAKDPEGTHSAPPGYSTLELVSWAPKEHAFWNVDADPMDGAEYGRDEEYRRLKDELTERVLDTASLMIPDLRERMVFCEASTPMTQERFTLTSDGSCYGIAPLLKNLGPFRPKVTTHIPGLFLGGASTEFMFGINATIWGGMKTAGVILGRDLEQEVKDGAVFVDEAKLTEITEDWDPLLASKPGSVIRRAARRRPRANA, from the coding sequence ATGACGCAGACCGCCACGCCCTCGACCGCGACCTCCGGGGCCGGTCCCGAGACCTGGGACGCGATCGTCGTGGGTGCGGGTCCCGGCGGCCTGACCACCGCGGCGTACCTCGCGGCGAACGACCAGAGGGTGCTGGTGCTGGAGGCGAACCAGGTCGTCGGAGGCAGCACACAGGTCTTCCGTCGCGCCGGCAACAAGTTCGAGTTCGACGTCGGTACCCACTACGTGGGGGAGTGCGGTCCCGGCGGTCGGATGCAGACGGCGTTGTCCGGCCTGTCGCTGACCGAGCGCATCACGTGGCTGCGCCAGAATCCCGAGGGCCACTGCCGGATCATGGTTCCGGGCACGACGTTCCACACGCCGACGGGGTGGGACACGTACCTCGAGCGGCTGATCGCGGCGTTCCCCGGCGAGGAGAAGGGGCTGCGCCGGTGCGTGCGAATCCTGCGGATCATCTCGGCGGGGGAGGAGCCGCGGCTGAAGCCGTGGATGCTGCTGCGCTGGGGACTGCGCCCCATCACCAAGCTCATGGACGCGTGTGGGCTCAGCGCTGATGCGCAGGCAGTGATCCTCGCGGAGAACGGCGACTACACGTGGCCGCCGTACCGCACGCCCGCGGTGATGCACGGCGGCCTGCTGCACCACTACCTCCAGGCCGGCGCCTACTACCCGCGCGGCGGCGGACAGGTGATCGGTGCGCACCTGACCGACGTGATCCAGTCGTACGGCGGGACGGTCCGCACCAGGTCGCGCGTCGAGCGCATCCTCATCGAGAACGGCCGAGCCGTCGGAGTCCGCCTGCGCGGTGGCGAGGAGTTCCGCTCGGACGTCGTCGTGGCGGCCGGCGACTACAAGCTGACGTGGACCGAGCTCGTCGGTGACGAGCACCTGACGCGCAAGCTCCGCAAGCGCCTGGCGAACCTGGAGATGACGCAGCCGATGTTCGCGGTCTACGTCGCGCTCGACGTCGACCTGCGCGAGCGTGACACCCCGCCGCTGGCGTGGGTGTGGCCGAACAACGACGTCGACGGCTACTACCGCGAGGTCGAGGCGGGCCGCTGTCCCGAGCAGATGCCCGTCGGCATCAGCTGCCCGACCGCGAAGGATCCGGAGGGCACGCACTCGGCGCCTCCGGGCTACTCGACGCTCGAGCTGGTCAGCTGGGCGCCCAAGGAGCACGCGTTCTGGAACGTCGACGCCGATCCCATGGACGGCGCCGAGTACGGGCGCGACGAGGAGTACCGCCGGCTCAAGGACGAGCTCACCGAGCGGGTGCTGGACACGGCTTCGCTGATGATCCCCGACCTGCGCGAGCGGATGGTGTTCTGCGAGGCGTCCACCCCGATGACGCAGGAGCGCTTCACCCTGACGTCGGACGGCTCCTGCTACGGCATCGCGCCGCTGCTCAAGAACCTCGGCCCGTTCCGGCCGAAGGTCACGACCCACATCCCGGGCCTGTTCCTGGGCGGTGCCAGCACCGAGTTCATGTTCGGCATCAACGCCACGATCTGGGGCGGCATGAAGACGGCGGGCGTGATCCTGGGCCGCGACCTCGAGCAGGAGGTCAAGGACGGCGCGGTCTTCGTCGACGAGGCGAAGCTGACCGAGATCACCGAGGACTGGGACCCGCTGCTGGCGTCGAAGCCCGGCTCGGTCATCCGCCGTGCCGCGCGCCGGCGGCCGAGGGCCAACGCCTGA
- a CDS encoding TetR/AcrR family transcriptional regulator, protein MSEPEQSAAARGLRRRERTRATLLDAAELLVSQRAPEEIRIEDVAAQAGVSAASVYVHFGTKDGLLAAVTERVLGVATDALRAAYAADTSPLERFAGVGVAYLRLLLDHPVVVKYLTASGERGPTTPIETEVVERFGELRREFEQSIREAVDTGAIRRVDPELMSFFLFGAWNGVAALALRRDALVLPPDRVETAVIEAGLVLLEGLIVEPSDP, encoded by the coding sequence GTGAGCGAGCCCGAGCAGTCCGCCGCCGCCCGCGGATTGCGCCGCAGGGAGCGCACGCGAGCCACGCTGCTCGACGCGGCCGAGCTGCTGGTCTCGCAGCGCGCGCCCGAGGAGATCCGGATCGAGGACGTCGCCGCGCAGGCGGGGGTCTCGGCGGCCTCGGTCTACGTGCACTTCGGAACCAAGGACGGGCTGTTGGCAGCCGTCACCGAACGGGTCCTGGGCGTCGCGACCGACGCCCTGCGGGCGGCGTACGCGGCCGACACGTCCCCGCTCGAACGGTTCGCCGGGGTGGGCGTGGCGTACCTGCGGCTGCTGCTGGACCACCCGGTGGTCGTGAAGTACCTGACCGCCTCGGGGGAGCGCGGTCCCACGACGCCCATCGAGACCGAGGTGGTCGAGCGGTTCGGTGAGCTCCGACGCGAGTTCGAGCAGAGCATCCGCGAGGCGGTCGACACCGGGGCGATCCGGCGTGTCGATCCCGAGCTGATGTCCTTCTTCCTGTTCGGCGCGTGGAACGGGGTCGCGGCTCTGGCGTTGCGCCGCGACGCGTTGGTACTGCCGCCCGACCGCGTCGAGACCGCCGTGATCGAGGCCGGACTCGTTCTGCTCGAGGGCCTCATCGTGGAGCCGTCGGACCCCTGA
- a CDS encoding sulfite exporter TauE/SafE family protein gives MDWQRDLTGLLAGVVLAALTTPVGVSGAVFLLPFQLSVLHVPSPRVTPTNLLYNVVSGPGALVRFRRRGQFDRPLTLQLLSGSVPGVVLGALVRVHVAPDPDVFRLLAAAVLVPVGLFILRRPAPGSIDRRVRARTVVGLAFMVGIVGGVYGIGGGSVLGPILVGAGMSMARVAPAALLSTWVTSLAGVATYAVVSMEATGPVSPDWSLGIATGLGGLVGGWVGAWLQPRLPERLLRTLLGLFAVTLGALYVAQSLG, from the coding sequence GTGGACTGGCAGCGCGACCTGACAGGACTCCTGGCCGGTGTCGTGCTCGCTGCGCTCACGACGCCGGTCGGGGTGTCCGGAGCGGTGTTCCTGCTGCCGTTCCAGCTCTCGGTACTGCACGTGCCGAGCCCGCGGGTCACCCCGACGAACCTGCTGTACAACGTCGTCTCGGGCCCGGGCGCGTTGGTGCGCTTCCGGCGGCGGGGGCAGTTCGACCGGCCCCTGACGTTGCAGTTGCTGTCGGGGTCGGTCCCCGGGGTGGTGCTCGGAGCGCTCGTGCGGGTGCACGTGGCGCCCGACCCCGACGTGTTCCGGCTCTTGGCAGCGGCCGTGCTGGTCCCCGTCGGTCTGTTCATCCTGAGGAGACCCGCGCCCGGGTCGATCGACCGGCGCGTCCGGGCGCGCACCGTCGTCGGGCTCGCGTTCATGGTCGGGATCGTGGGCGGGGTCTACGGGATTGGTGGCGGCTCGGTGCTCGGCCCGATCCTGGTCGGCGCCGGGATGTCGATGGCCAGGGTCGCGCCCGCGGCCCTGCTCTCGACCTGGGTGACGTCCTTGGCCGGGGTGGCCACGTACGCCGTCGTCTCCATGGAGGCGACGGGGCCGGTCTCGCCGGACTGGTCACTCGGCATCGCCACCGGTCTCGGGGGACTGGTCGGCGGCTGGGTCGGAGCCTGGCTCCAACCTCGTCTCCCCGAGCGGTTGCTGCGGACGCTGCTCGGACTGTTCGCCGTGACGCTGGGTGCGCTGTACGTGGCGCAATCGCTCGGGTGA
- a CDS encoding aldo/keto reductase yields MSFDHYRPFGRTGVRVSPLTLGAMMFGAWGNPDHDESIAIIHRALDAGINVIDTADVYARGESEEIVGKALQARAGSRDDVFLATKFHGSMHDDDPNQAGNSRRWIIREVENSLRRLQTDHIDLYQVHRPRPEVDIDETLGALTDLVRQGKIRYIGTSTFLPSQVVEAQWVAERRQRERPVSEQPPYSILAREVERDILPTAQKYGLGVLPWSPLAGGWLSGRYRRGEEPQVTSSRLRRQPARHDPSSPENRVKLEAVHQLQELADEAGLSLIHLALGFVLSHPAVSSAIIGPRTLEQLDSQLGVEKVLLTPDVLDRIDEIVPPGTTLNEADRGYAPPALVEAALRRR; encoded by the coding sequence ATGAGCTTCGACCACTACCGACCGTTCGGCCGCACGGGAGTGCGGGTCAGCCCGCTCACCCTCGGCGCGATGATGTTCGGCGCCTGGGGCAACCCGGATCACGACGAGTCGATCGCGATCATCCACCGCGCCCTCGACGCCGGGATCAACGTCATCGACACGGCCGACGTCTACGCCCGGGGCGAGTCCGAGGAGATCGTCGGCAAGGCGCTGCAGGCCCGCGCCGGCAGCCGCGATGACGTCTTCCTCGCGACCAAGTTCCACGGGTCGATGCACGACGACGACCCCAACCAGGCGGGCAACTCGCGGCGCTGGATCATCCGCGAGGTCGAGAACTCGCTGCGCCGACTGCAGACGGACCACATCGACCTCTACCAGGTTCACCGGCCGCGTCCGGAGGTCGACATCGACGAGACGCTCGGTGCCCTGACGGATCTGGTCCGGCAGGGCAAGATCCGCTACATCGGCACGTCGACGTTCCTGCCGTCGCAGGTCGTCGAGGCCCAGTGGGTCGCCGAGCGGCGTCAGCGCGAGCGCCCCGTCAGCGAGCAGCCGCCGTACTCGATCCTCGCCCGCGAGGTCGAGCGCGACATCCTGCCGACGGCGCAGAAGTACGGCCTCGGCGTGCTGCCGTGGAGCCCGCTGGCGGGAGGGTGGCTCTCGGGTCGCTACCGCCGCGGTGAGGAGCCGCAGGTCACCTCCAGTCGGTTGCGTCGCCAGCCGGCGCGGCACGATCCGAGCTCGCCGGAGAACCGGGTCAAGCTCGAGGCGGTGCACCAGTTGCAGGAGCTCGCCGACGAGGCCGGCCTGTCCCTGATCCATCTCGCCCTGGGCTTCGTGCTCTCGCACCCTGCGGTGTCGTCGGCCATCATCGGCCCCCGCACGCTCGAGCAGCTGGACTCCCAGCTCGGCGTCGAGAAGGTGCTGCTGACGCCGGATGTCCTCGACCGGATCGACGAGATCGTCCCGCCCGGCACGACGCTCAACGAGGCCGATCGCGGCTACGCGCCCCCGGCCCTGGTCGAGGCGGCACTGCGACGGCGTTGA